One stretch of Bradyrhizobium canariense DNA includes these proteins:
- a CDS encoding YiiX/YebB-like N1pC/P60 family cysteine hydrolase: protein MGVVLDTVGKWIASYLQKEVPGYEPFTPSDPEHLRGVVEQGDVLLVEGNNRVSGIIKYLTQSTWSHAALFVGPIDGAAEPDGEPHVLIEANIGEGVTSAPLSKYLPYHTRLCRPVGLSFEDRNTVCRYAINRIGFGYDTKNILDLMRFLIPLPIPQRWRRRMIAFGSGDPTKIICSALIAQAFDAVRYPILPKITRAGSRRARREILHIRDSSLYMPRDFDISPYFEIVKPTIVQGFDYTALHWADKQKPLREVAGDLSVFPEPFGAPPLVPEEIDEEAPFPVEEVASVAEETALVERDSAQAPKQASELAA, encoded by the coding sequence ATGGGCGTCGTGCTCGATACCGTCGGCAAGTGGATCGCGAGCTACCTGCAAAAGGAAGTGCCCGGCTACGAGCCGTTCACGCCGAGCGATCCGGAACATTTACGAGGTGTGGTCGAGCAGGGCGATGTGCTGCTGGTCGAAGGCAACAACCGGGTCTCCGGCATCATCAAATACCTCACGCAATCGACCTGGTCGCACGCGGCACTATTTGTCGGACCGATCGACGGCGCGGCCGAACCTGACGGCGAGCCGCATGTTCTGATCGAGGCCAATATCGGCGAAGGCGTCACCTCCGCGCCGCTGTCGAAATATTTGCCCTATCACACCCGGCTGTGCCGGCCCGTCGGCCTGTCGTTCGAGGACCGCAATACCGTCTGCCGTTATGCGATCAACCGGATCGGGTTTGGATACGACACCAAGAACATCCTCGACCTGATGCGCTTTTTGATCCCGCTGCCGATCCCGCAGCGCTGGCGGCGGCGGATGATCGCGTTCGGCTCCGGCGATCCCACCAAGATCATCTGCTCGGCACTGATCGCGCAGGCGTTCGATGCGGTGCGCTATCCGATCCTGCCGAAGATCACGCGCGCCGGCAGCCGGCGCGCCCGGCGTGAAATCCTTCACATCCGCGACTCCTCGCTCTACATGCCGCGGGACTTCGATATCTCGCCCTATTTCGAAATCGTCAAACCCACCATCGTGCAAGGGTTCGACTACACCGCGTTACACTGGGCCGACAAACAAAAGCCGCTCCGGGAGGTAGCGGGCGATCTCAGCGTGTTTCCAGAACCGTTCGGTGCGCCGCCACTTGTTCCTGAAGAGATTGACGAAGAAGCGCCGTTTCCTGTTGAAGAAGTAGCATCGGTCGCGGAGGAGACTGCGCTGGTCGAGCGCGACTCTGCGCAAGCCCCCAAACAGGCCTCCGAGCTGGCAGCATAG
- a CDS encoding ABC transporter substrate-binding protein: protein MRLQLLLVAALTAVCFETSVAHAQISDDVVKIGVLNDQSGLYADLGGPGTVVAARMAVEDAGGSVLGKPVEIVFADHQNKSDVGAAIARQWFEVGKVDMAIGFDNSAVALAAEQLAAEHNRIAIAGAVGSTAFTGKSCTPTEASWIYDSYALTTSLAKSIVAQGLDTWFFITVDYTFGHSLEADATSAVQAAGGKVLGSVRHPLNTADFSSYLLQAQASGAKVVALANGGGDMVNAIKQANEFGLAKNQTMVTLLVFISDVHSMQLQAAQGLKFVTGFYWDRDDETRAWSKRFFERQGKMPTMPQASAYSAIRHYLAAIASAGTDEAKAVMAKMRETPVNDFYVRNGHLREDGRLVHDMYLAQVKTPSESTKPWDYYKILATIPGDQAFRPLAEGGCPLVAQH, encoded by the coding sequence GTGCGATTGCAGCTTTTGCTCGTTGCAGCTCTGACAGCTGTTTGCTTTGAAACGTCGGTCGCGCACGCGCAAATCTCCGACGATGTCGTCAAAATAGGCGTCCTCAACGATCAGTCAGGACTCTATGCCGACCTCGGCGGTCCCGGCACCGTCGTTGCCGCACGCATGGCGGTGGAGGATGCCGGCGGCAGCGTGCTCGGCAAGCCCGTCGAAATCGTGTTCGCCGATCATCAGAACAAGTCCGATGTCGGTGCCGCGATCGCCCGCCAATGGTTCGAGGTCGGCAAGGTCGACATGGCCATCGGGTTCGACAATTCGGCGGTGGCGCTCGCGGCCGAGCAGCTTGCCGCTGAACACAACCGGATTGCGATTGCAGGTGCGGTAGGCAGCACGGCCTTCACCGGCAAATCATGCACGCCGACCGAAGCGTCCTGGATCTATGACAGCTACGCGCTTACCACGAGCCTCGCCAAGTCGATCGTCGCGCAAGGCCTTGATACCTGGTTCTTCATCACGGTCGACTACACCTTCGGTCATTCGCTGGAAGCCGACGCGACCAGCGCAGTGCAGGCGGCGGGTGGCAAAGTGCTCGGCAGCGTGCGCCATCCGCTCAACACGGCGGATTTCAGTTCCTATCTGCTGCAGGCTCAGGCGTCAGGCGCCAAGGTCGTCGCGTTGGCCAATGGTGGCGGCGACATGGTCAATGCGATCAAACAGGCCAACGAATTCGGGCTGGCCAAAAATCAGACCATGGTGACGTTGCTGGTGTTCATCTCCGATGTTCACAGCATGCAGCTTCAGGCTGCGCAGGGTCTGAAATTCGTGACCGGATTCTACTGGGATCGCGACGACGAGACCCGCGCCTGGTCGAAGCGCTTCTTTGAGCGGCAAGGGAAAATGCCGACCATGCCCCAGGCCAGCGCCTATTCGGCGATCCGCCACTATCTTGCCGCCATAGCGTCCGCCGGCACCGACGAAGCGAAGGCGGTAATGGCGAAAATGCGCGAGACGCCGGTCAACGACTTCTACGTCAGGAACGGCCATTTGAGAGAAGACGGCCGTCTGGTTCACGACATGTATCTGGCACAGGTAAAGACGCCGTCGGAATCCACCAAGCCCTGGGATTATTACAAGATACTGGCGACGATCCCCGGCGATCAGGCTTTCCGTCCGCTGGCCGAAGGGGGCTGCCCGCTGGTGGCGCAACACTGA
- a CDS encoding sulfate transporter family protein gives MLDAAVKALSQILSPPMRSILWRSIGLALALIVVLAIGLQRLLSWFAVYGESWAEAMLGPGFHTPLNILSWIVSIAAGFGVVFGAVFLMPAITSLVASIFVDEVADHVEREHYPAERPGTALPLGVAITEGSKTALLTILVYLIALPFVFFAGAGFIAFFVATAWLLGREYFELAAMRFRPPAEAKAMRKQNAGIVFTAGLVIAAFVSIPIVNLATPLFGMAFMVHMHKRLSGPRPELIEPARKTGLPVA, from the coding sequence ATGCTGGATGCTGCCGTCAAGGCGCTATCGCAAATTCTGTCGCCGCCGATGCGCTCGATCCTGTGGCGATCGATCGGACTGGCGCTGGCGCTGATCGTGGTGCTCGCGATCGGCCTGCAGCGGCTGCTGAGCTGGTTCGCCGTGTACGGCGAGAGCTGGGCGGAAGCGATGCTCGGCCCGGGCTTCCACACGCCGCTCAATATCCTTTCATGGATCGTTTCGATTGCCGCCGGTTTCGGCGTCGTGTTCGGCGCGGTGTTCCTGATGCCTGCGATCACCTCGCTGGTGGCGAGCATCTTCGTCGACGAGGTCGCCGATCATGTCGAGCGTGAACACTATCCCGCGGAGCGGCCGGGAACAGCGCTGCCGCTCGGTGTCGCCATCACCGAAGGCAGCAAGACCGCCTTGCTCACCATCCTGGTCTATCTGATCGCGCTGCCATTCGTTTTCTTTGCAGGCGCGGGTTTCATCGCATTCTTCGTGGCGACGGCGTGGTTGCTCGGCCGGGAATATTTCGAACTCGCCGCGATGCGATTCCGTCCGCCGGCTGAGGCCAAGGCGATGCGCAAGCAAAATGCCGGCATCGTATTCACCGCGGGGCTGGTGATCGCGGCATTCGTGTCGATCCCGATTGTCAATCTGGCAACGCCGCTGTTCGGCATGGCGTTCATGGTTCACATGCACAAGCGGCTTTCCGGCCCGCGGCCGGAGCTGATCGAGCCGGCCCGCAAGACGGGTTTGCCGGTAGCCTAG
- a CDS encoding hydroxymethylglutaryl-CoA lyase: MTRVQDIYPKDRVILREVGLRDGLQLVKKFPSTAAKQRWVRDEYAAGVRHFEVGSFLPAKTFPQFADVGDVVQTVASLPGAHGIALVLNERGVNEALASGVAEIASVLSATEQHSQANANRSREAAIANIKRLCELRDASAHKPVVNAAISMALGCSIAGPVDPKEVLRLVEKCFEAGVDMVGIADTVGYAGPKQVGDLTKAAVRIAGSKAIFVHLHDTRGMGIANASAALDAGARILDGSLGGLGGCPFAPGATGNVVFEDLVFLCESKGFATGIDIDRLIAVRSILRAEMPGEQLYGGMARAGLPSRSAAAAA; this comes from the coding sequence ATGACCCGAGTTCAAGATATCTATCCCAAAGATCGTGTGATCCTGCGCGAGGTCGGTTTGCGCGACGGCCTGCAGCTCGTGAAGAAGTTTCCCTCCACCGCGGCCAAGCAACGCTGGGTCCGCGACGAATACGCCGCCGGTGTGCGGCATTTCGAGGTTGGCTCGTTCCTGCCCGCAAAAACCTTTCCGCAGTTCGCCGATGTGGGCGATGTCGTTCAGACCGTCGCGTCGCTTCCAGGCGCGCACGGAATTGCGCTTGTGCTCAATGAACGCGGTGTCAACGAAGCGCTGGCGTCGGGCGTCGCTGAAATCGCATCGGTGCTTTCGGCCACCGAGCAACACAGCCAGGCCAACGCCAATCGCTCACGCGAAGCCGCGATTGCCAATATCAAACGGCTTTGCGAACTGCGCGACGCGAGCGCTCACAAGCCGGTGGTGAACGCGGCGATCTCGATGGCGCTCGGCTGTTCGATCGCCGGGCCGGTGGACCCGAAAGAGGTGCTTCGCCTGGTTGAGAAGTGCTTCGAGGCCGGCGTCGATATGGTGGGTATTGCCGACACCGTGGGCTACGCGGGCCCCAAACAGGTGGGCGATCTCACCAAAGCTGCGGTCAGGATCGCCGGATCGAAAGCGATCTTTGTCCATCTGCACGACACCAGGGGAATGGGAATCGCCAATGCCTCGGCGGCGCTGGATGCGGGCGCGCGCATCCTCGACGGCTCGCTCGGCGGTCTCGGCGGTTGTCCGTTCGCGCCCGGTGCTACCGGCAATGTAGTGTTCGAGGATTTGGTGTTTCTTTGCGAGAGCAAGGGATTTGCCACCGGCATCGATATCGACCGGCTGATTGCGGTGCGCTCGATCCTGCGAGCGGAAATGCCTGGCGAGCAGCTCTATGGCGGCATGGCCCGCGCCGGTCTGCCCAGCAGAAGCGCTGCCGCGGCGGCCTGA
- a CDS encoding flavin monoamine oxidase family protein codes for MTMTRRDFLSASAALAVTPALGARARAASLPREADIVVIGAGAAGIAAARRIQAANRKVIVVEASGQIGGRCLTDTTTFEVPFDRGARWLHNPDVNPMIKLGRNAGFDISAAPLSQKIRIGRRNARAGETEEFLAALVRANRAIDDASRGRADVSCASALPKDLGDWAGTAEFVLGADFSGKDLKDVSAIDKARAQDRNAAIACRQGLGTLVAKLGGDVPIALSTPANRIVWDRRDVTVDTPSGKIAARAAIITVSSNVLAAGNIKFAPDLPKRQLDAAAKLSLGSYDHIALQLPGNPLGLALDDVIIEQSTSTRTALLFANIGSSSLCVIDVAGSFGRDLSAQGEAAMAAFASEWLTKLFGREAVAGIKKTSATRWNAAPFALGAMSSAVPGGQPSRKILTEPVGCLFLAGEATHETLWGTVDGAWESGERAADAALQKIGALKSSAPAETPARAPKQRRRAAPSRTTPASPID; via the coding sequence ATGACAATGACGCGCCGGGATTTTCTGTCGGCGTCCGCAGCTCTTGCGGTGACGCCGGCGCTCGGCGCTCGGGCACGGGCGGCGTCATTGCCGCGCGAAGCTGACATTGTCGTGATCGGCGCGGGTGCCGCCGGCATCGCTGCAGCGCGGCGGATTCAGGCCGCCAACCGCAAGGTGATCGTGGTCGAAGCATCGGGCCAGATCGGCGGCCGCTGCCTCACCGACACAACGACCTTCGAGGTGCCGTTCGACCGCGGCGCGCGGTGGCTGCACAATCCCGACGTCAACCCGATGATCAAGCTCGGGCGCAATGCGGGTTTCGACATTTCAGCGGCACCGCTGAGCCAGAAGATCCGCATCGGCCGCCGCAACGCGCGGGCCGGCGAAACCGAGGAGTTTCTCGCAGCCCTGGTGCGCGCCAACCGCGCCATCGACGACGCCTCGCGCGGCAGGGCCGATGTGTCCTGCGCCTCGGCGCTGCCGAAAGACCTCGGCGATTGGGCCGGAACCGCGGAGTTCGTATTAGGCGCCGATTTCTCCGGCAAGGATCTGAAGGATGTTTCCGCGATCGACAAGGCCCGCGCGCAGGACCGCAATGCCGCGATCGCCTGTCGCCAGGGCCTGGGCACGCTGGTCGCCAAGCTGGGCGGAGATGTCCCTATTGCACTGTCGACGCCTGCAAATCGCATCGTGTGGGACCGGCGCGATGTCACAGTAGACACGCCGTCGGGCAAGATCGCCGCACGCGCCGCCATCATCACCGTGTCCAGTAATGTGCTGGCTGCCGGGAATATCAAATTCGCGCCTGATCTTCCCAAGCGCCAGCTTGATGCCGCGGCAAAGCTGAGCCTCGGCAGTTACGATCATATCGCGCTGCAACTGCCGGGTAATCCGCTCGGGCTCGCGCTCGATGATGTGATCATCGAGCAGAGTACGTCGACCCGGACGGCGCTCTTGTTCGCCAACATAGGGTCGTCGTCGCTGTGCGTGATCGATGTGGCCGGATCGTTCGGTCGCGATCTGTCGGCGCAGGGCGAGGCGGCCATGGCGGCGTTCGCATCGGAATGGCTGACCAAGCTGTTCGGCCGCGAAGCAGTCGCAGGCATCAAGAAAACCAGCGCCACACGCTGGAATGCCGCGCCGTTTGCGCTCGGCGCGATGTCGTCGGCCGTGCCGGGCGGTCAGCCATCGCGAAAAATTCTGACGGAGCCGGTCGGCTGCCTGTTCCTTGCCGGCGAAGCGACCCATGAAACGTTATGGGGTACCGTTGACGGCGCCTGGGAAAGCGGCGAGCGCGCAGCAGACGCCGCGCTACAAAAAATCGGAGCGCTTAAAAGCAGCGCCCCTGCGGAGACGCCGGCGCGAGCGCCAAAACAACGGCGCCGTGCGGCGCCCTCCAGGACTACGCCAGCGTCTCCGATCGATTGA
- a CDS encoding CaiB/BaiF CoA transferase family protein produces MTGTGLPLAGVRVIEMTHMVMGPTCGMILAQLGAEVIKVEPPAGDKTRSLGGMGTSFFPLFNRGKRSVVLDFAKAEDRDTMHRLLASADVFVENFRDGQLEKQGLGAEELRAKYPHLIIAGHKGFMSGPYEHRPALDEVVQMMSGLAAMTGTRDKPQRVGSSANDIMGGMFGVIAILSALYQRRSNAAGAGGADIRIGLFENCLFLVAQHMVEYEMTGNKPRSMPEREHAWPIYDIFETSGGERIFIGVVTEGHWQSFCREFGLKEFLDDPTLVTTTDRILARARIIPRAAAEIKRWNVAELSAKLDRLNICFSPINRPEDLLDDPHVLRPGGLVNNINADGKPFRVPALPVEWNGGNLGEGLKVPLLGADTEAVRAELEQRQFSPTDKAAVRRA; encoded by the coding sequence ATGACTGGGACGGGATTGCCCCTGGCGGGCGTGAGGGTCATCGAAATGACCCACATGGTGATGGGGCCGACCTGCGGCATGATCCTGGCGCAGCTCGGCGCCGAGGTCATCAAGGTCGAGCCGCCCGCAGGCGACAAGACCCGCAGCCTCGGCGGCATGGGAACCTCGTTCTTTCCGCTGTTCAATCGTGGCAAACGCAGTGTCGTCCTCGACTTCGCCAAGGCTGAAGACCGCGACACCATGCACCGGCTACTCGCCAGCGCGGACGTATTTGTGGAGAATTTCCGCGACGGACAACTTGAGAAGCAGGGGCTCGGCGCGGAAGAGCTGCGCGCAAAATATCCGCATCTGATTATCGCCGGCCACAAGGGCTTTATGTCAGGTCCCTATGAACACCGCCCGGCGCTCGACGAAGTGGTGCAGATGATGTCGGGCCTCGCCGCCATGACCGGGACCAGGGACAAGCCGCAGCGCGTCGGCTCCTCGGCGAACGACATCATGGGCGGCATGTTCGGGGTGATCGCGATACTCTCCGCGCTCTATCAGCGGCGCAGCAATGCGGCGGGCGCCGGCGGGGCGGACATTCGCATCGGATTATTCGAAAACTGCCTGTTCCTGGTTGCACAGCATATGGTCGAATATGAAATGACCGGCAACAAGCCGCGCTCGATGCCGGAACGCGAACATGCCTGGCCGATCTACGATATTTTCGAGACCTCGGGCGGAGAACGCATTTTCATCGGCGTCGTCACCGAAGGCCACTGGCAGAGTTTTTGCCGGGAATTCGGTCTGAAGGAATTTTTGGACGATCCGACGCTGGTCACCACGACGGACCGCATTCTGGCGCGGGCGAGAATCATTCCGCGAGCCGCGGCGGAGATCAAGCGCTGGAACGTGGCGGAGCTGTCTGCAAAACTCGATCGGCTCAATATCTGCTTCTCGCCGATCAATCGCCCCGAAGATCTGCTGGATGATCCGCACGTGCTGCGCCCGGGCGGTCTCGTCAATAACATCAACGCGGATGGCAAGCCGTTTCGTGTTCCGGCACTTCCCGTCGAATGGAACGGGGGCAATCTCGGCGAAGGGCTTAAGGTGCCGTTGCTCGGCGCCGATACCGAGGCGGTTCGCGCCGAACTCGAGCAACGGCAATTTTCTCCAACCGACAAAGCCGCAGTGAGGCGCGCATGA